GGGGAAGCTCCGGGAGTGAGAGCGTCTCCGCATGGGCATGCTCCAGCCCCAGAAACGATGCCACCGCATCCTCCACGATGTCCACATTGAGCTCCCCGGTGATGGGTATGAGGGGCTTTCCCACAATCTCTCCTTCCCACCCCACCCTCTGGGCGGTTGCCCTGATGTGCTCCTCGATGACTGGCTCGAGCTCCTCCACCACCAGCACACGCTCAGCACTGGAAAGCAGCTCGAGCACCTTCTTGCTGTGAATGGGGTACATGCCCACCTTGAGGATGTGGGGTTTCACGCCAAGGCGCTCGCACGCCTCCCTCACATAGGTGTATGCCACACCTCCCGTCGCTATGCCCACTCTACCCTCCCCACGCTCGAGCCACGTCCACGGCACCTCCATATCCTCGAGATGGGCATACCGCTCCTCGAGCACTGCGTGGGCGGGTCGGGCATGGGCAGGTACCATCACTCTCGTGAGGGGGCTCCTCTCGAAGTGCCCACGGGTGGTTGGCTCTTTCAGCCTGCCCAGCAGCTCGATGTCCGACTTGGCATGGGACACCCTCGTGGTGGGCCTCAGTATCACGGGAAGGTGGCACTCCTCTGAGAGGAGGGGAGCCTGCCTTGCCATCTCGTACGCCTCTTTGGGTGTGGAGGGCTCGAGGCAGGGCACCTTGGCAAAGGCGGCGTACCTTCTAGTATCCTGCTCGTTCTGGGAGGAGTGGCATCCCGGGTCGTCTGCCACCACGATTACCATCCCCGCCCCAACGCCCGTGTATGCGAGCGTCATAAAGGGGTCGGATGCCACGTTGAGCCCCACGTGCTTCATCGTGATGGCAGAGCGCACACCAGACCACGAGGCGCCAACCGCCACCTCGAGTGCGACCTTCTCGTTCACCGACCACTCCACGTGGACGTCGGCATCCCCCTTGAGCCTGACCACGCTCTCCAGCACCTCTGTGGATGGCGTGCCCGGGTATCCAGTTATTA
This window of the Methermicoccus shengliensis DSM 18856 genome carries:
- the iorA gene encoding indolepyruvate ferredoxin oxidoreductase subunit alpha codes for the protein MRRLLIYALGNEAIARGLLDAGVGVITGYPGTPSTEVLESVVRLKGDADVHVEWSVNEKVALEVAVGASWSGVRSAITMKHVGLNVASDPFMTLAYTGVGAGMVIVVADDPGCHSSQNEQDTRRYAAFAKVPCLEPSTPKEAYEMARQAPLLSEECHLPVILRPTTRVSHAKSDIELLGRLKEPTTRGHFERSPLTRVMVPAHARPAHAVLEERYAHLEDMEVPWTWLERGEGRVGIATGGVAYTYVREACERLGVKPHILKVGMYPIHSKKVLELLSSAERVLVVEELEPVIEEHIRATAQRVGWEGEIVGKPLIPITGELNVDIVEDAVASFLGLEHAHAETLSLPELPPRPPIMCAGCGHRATFYEIRKAFGKDAIFPSDIGCYTLGVSMGAVDTTLCMGASITVASGIAHTDRRSVCCTIGDSTFVHTGIPGLINAVYNGARLTVVVMDNRTTAMTGHQPHPAVGITATNEPTFCLDLAEIARACGATFVAEIDPYDVQGSIDTLKAAREHDGVSVVIARRECVILARRRGALPSRRFEVDTEACRGCRQCIEFGCPAIEFAEDSAHIGELCTGCGVCAQVCPFGAIVAKGAGKE